From one Mycolicibacterium sp. HK-90 genomic stretch:
- a CDS encoding DUF2334 domain-containing protein, whose protein sequence is MTGQLIVSISQISDRTLGDVASFCAELDARGVPASLMVAPRLKGGYRLDRDAATVEWVAQRRSGGDAVVLHGYDEAATKKRRGEFASLPAHEANLRLMGADRVLEHLGLRTRLFAAPGWTVSQGTVTALPRNGFRLLAELNGITDLVRQTTTRARVVGIGEGFLTEPWWCRTVVLSAERTARREGLVRVAVAARHLRRPGPRQAMLDAIDLALLHRCVPTVYQWRGFSVLTEAA, encoded by the coding sequence GTGACCGGACAACTCATCGTCTCGATATCGCAGATCAGCGACCGCACGCTGGGTGATGTCGCGTCGTTTTGCGCCGAGCTCGACGCGCGTGGCGTACCCGCCTCGCTGATGGTGGCGCCGCGGCTCAAGGGCGGCTACCGGTTGGACCGCGACGCGGCGACCGTCGAATGGGTGGCCCAGCGGCGCAGCGGCGGTGACGCCGTCGTCCTGCACGGATACGACGAGGCCGCCACCAAGAAACGTCGCGGTGAGTTCGCCTCGCTGCCCGCGCACGAGGCCAATCTGAGGCTGATGGGCGCCGACCGGGTGCTCGAGCATCTGGGGCTGCGTACCAGGTTGTTCGCCGCCCCGGGCTGGACCGTGTCGCAGGGCACGGTGACGGCCCTGCCGCGCAACGGCTTTCGCTTGCTGGCCGAGCTGAACGGGATCACCGATCTGGTCCGGCAGACCACCACCCGGGCTCGGGTGGTCGGTATCGGCGAGGGGTTTCTGACCGAGCCGTGGTGGTGCCGCACCGTGGTGTTGTCGGCCGAACGCACCGCACGGCGCGAGGGCCTCGTGCGCGTCGCGGTGGCCGCCCGGCATCTGCGCAGGCCCGGCCCCCGCCAAGCCATGCTCGACGCGATCGACTTGGCTTTGCTGCACCGCTGCGTGCCGACCGTCTACCAGTGGCGAGGATTCTCGGTACTGACCGAGGCCGCCTGA
- a CDS encoding S9 family peptidase — MSDVKPPVAKRGNHRREHHGDVFIDPYEWMRDKENPEVIAHLEAENAYTENATAHLEPLRQKIFDEIKARTKETDLSVPMRRAGWWYYARSFEGKQYAVHCRCPISDPDDWTPPALDENTEIPGEQVLLDENVEADGHDYFALGAATVSLDGNVLAYSVDVLGDERYTLKFKDLRTGELYDDTITGIGAGGTWAADSRTLYYTTVDAAWRPDTVWRHRLAAGLPAEKVYHEPDERFWVAIGRSRSDKYLFIASGSAVTAEVHYVDANDPTAELTTVWGRRDLVEYSVEHAVVGGEDRFLILHNDGAENFMLVDAPVSDPSDFRTLIEHRADVRLDGVDAFNGFLVISYRSEALPKMALWRLTDDGYGTREELTFDSELTAAGMGGNPNWSAPKLRIGATSFITPARIYDLDLATGERTLLREQPVLGGYRPEDYVERRDWAIASDGARIPISIIHRAGLQFPAPALLYGYGAYESCEDPRFSIARLSLLDRGMVFVIAHVRGGGELGRPWYEHGKLLEKTNTFTDFIAAARHLVDTGVTRPQNLVALGGSAGGLLMGAVANMAPELFAGILAQVPFVDALTTILDPSLPLTVTEWDEWGNPLEDPEVYRYMKSYTPYENVAAQDYPAILAMTSLNDTRVYYVEPAKWVAALRHTKTDGHPVLLKTEMVAGHGGLSGRYERWKEAAFQYAWLLAAADPDNFGSGQVGSLFGGPGSSSI, encoded by the coding sequence ATGAGCGACGTGAAGCCGCCCGTCGCCAAGCGCGGCAACCATCGCCGTGAACATCACGGTGACGTGTTCATCGACCCCTACGAATGGATGCGTGACAAGGAAAACCCCGAGGTGATCGCGCACCTCGAGGCCGAGAACGCCTACACCGAGAACGCCACCGCCCATCTGGAGCCGTTGCGGCAGAAGATCTTCGACGAGATCAAGGCCCGCACCAAGGAAACCGACCTGTCGGTGCCGATGCGACGGGCCGGCTGGTGGTACTACGCGCGCAGCTTCGAGGGCAAGCAGTATGCGGTCCACTGCCGTTGTCCGATCAGCGATCCCGACGACTGGACACCGCCCGCGCTCGACGAGAACACCGAGATCCCTGGCGAGCAGGTATTGCTCGACGAGAACGTCGAGGCCGACGGGCACGACTACTTCGCGCTCGGTGCGGCCACGGTGAGCCTGGACGGCAATGTCCTGGCCTACTCGGTCGATGTCCTGGGCGACGAGCGGTACACCTTGAAGTTCAAGGACTTACGTACCGGCGAGCTCTACGACGACACCATCACGGGGATCGGCGCCGGCGGCACCTGGGCGGCCGACAGTCGCACGCTGTACTACACGACGGTGGACGCGGCGTGGCGGCCCGACACGGTGTGGCGGCATCGGCTGGCCGCGGGCCTGCCCGCCGAAAAGGTGTATCACGAGCCCGACGAACGGTTCTGGGTCGCGATCGGCCGCAGCCGCAGTGACAAATACCTGTTCATCGCATCGGGCAGCGCGGTCACCGCCGAGGTCCACTATGTCGACGCGAACGATCCGACCGCCGAGCTCACCACGGTGTGGGGGCGCCGCGACCTGGTGGAGTACTCCGTCGAGCATGCCGTGGTCGGGGGTGAGGACCGGTTCCTGATCCTGCACAACGACGGCGCCGAGAACTTCATGCTGGTGGATGCCCCGGTCAGCGACCCGAGTGACTTCCGGACGCTGATCGAGCACCGGGCGGATGTGCGGCTGGACGGCGTGGATGCCTTCAACGGCTTCCTGGTGATCAGCTACCGCAGTGAGGCGCTGCCGAAGATGGCGCTGTGGCGGCTCACCGATGACGGCTACGGAACGCGCGAGGAACTGACCTTCGACTCCGAGCTGACCGCCGCGGGCATGGGCGGCAATCCGAACTGGTCGGCGCCGAAGCTGCGGATCGGTGCCACGTCGTTCATCACCCCGGCCCGCATCTACGACCTGGACCTGGCCACCGGGGAACGCACGCTGCTGCGCGAGCAACCGGTGCTGGGCGGCTACCGGCCGGAAGACTATGTGGAGCGCCGCGATTGGGCGATCGCCTCCGACGGGGCGCGGATTCCGATCTCGATCATCCACCGGGCCGGACTGCAGTTCCCGGCTCCGGCGCTGCTCTACGGTTACGGCGCCTACGAGTCGTGTGAGGATCCGCGGTTCTCCATCGCCCGGTTGTCCCTGCTGGACCGCGGCATGGTGTTCGTGATCGCACATGTGCGCGGCGGGGGAGAGCTCGGCCGACCCTGGTACGAGCACGGCAAGCTGCTGGAGAAGACCAACACCTTCACCGACTTCATCGCCGCCGCACGCCATCTCGTCGACACCGGGGTGACCCGTCCGCAGAATCTGGTGGCCCTCGGGGGCAGCGCCGGCGGCCTGTTGATGGGTGCGGTGGCCAACATGGCGCCCGAACTGTTCGCCGGCATCCTGGCCCAGGTGCCGTTCGTCGATGCGTTGACCACGATCCTCGATCCGTCGCTGCCGTTGACCGTCACCGAATGGGACGAGTGGGGTAATCCGCTGGAGGACCCCGAGGTGTACCGCTACATGAAGTCCTACACACCGTACGAGAACGTGGCGGCGCAGGACTATCCGGCGATCCTGGCGATGACCTCCCTCAACGACACCCGGGTGTACTACGTCGAGCCCGCGAAATGGGTTGCCGCTCTGCGGCATACCAAGACCGACGGCCACCCTGTGCTGCTGAAGACCGAGATGGTGGCCGGCCATGGCGGACTGTCCGGGCGCTATGAGCGGTGGAAGGAAGCCGCGTTCCAGTACGCCTGGTTGCTGGCCGCCGCCGATCCGGACAACTTCGGCAGCGGTCAGGTGGGCAGCCTCTTCGGTGGTCCGGGATCGTCCAGTATCTAG
- a CDS encoding TetR/AcrR family transcriptional regulator, with amino-acid sequence MGYHHGDLKAVILAEAATLVAERGADGISLRELARAAGVSHAAPAHHFTDRRGLFTALATEGFQLLTAALAEARPQFLDAAKAYVRFALDHPGHYEVMFDKSLYDDTDPDLTAAASAAGTELNSGVGTLSDPKAAADPAAAALAAWSLVHGFSMLWLNDAIDTAGDPVAQVERLAAILFDG; translated from the coding sequence ATGGGTTATCACCACGGTGATCTCAAGGCCGTGATCCTCGCGGAGGCCGCGACGTTGGTGGCCGAGCGCGGCGCCGACGGCATCTCGTTGCGCGAACTGGCGCGCGCCGCGGGAGTGTCGCACGCCGCGCCCGCACACCACTTCACCGACCGGCGTGGGTTGTTCACGGCGTTGGCCACCGAGGGGTTCCAGTTGCTCACCGCCGCACTGGCCGAGGCCCGTCCGCAGTTCCTCGACGCTGCCAAGGCCTATGTGCGCTTTGCCCTCGACCACCCCGGCCACTACGAGGTGATGTTCGACAAGTCGCTCTACGACGACACCGATCCCGACCTCACCGCGGCGGCGTCGGCCGCCGGAACCGAGCTCAACAGCGGCGTCGGCACCCTGTCCGACCCCAAGGCGGCCGCCGACCCGGCCGCGGCCGCGCTCGCCGCTTGGTCTCTGGTGCACGGCTTTTCGATGCTGTGGCTCAACGATGCGATCGACACCGCGGGCGATCCGGTCGCCCAGGTGGAACGCCTGGCCGCGATCCTGTTCGACGGGTAG
- a CDS encoding glutathione peroxidase, translating to MSLNEIPLTTLDGKQTTLAELATGAALVVNVASKCGLTPQYSALEKLAQSYGARGLTVVGVPCNQFMGQEPGSAEEIQTFCSTTYGVTFPLLSKTDVNGADRHPLYAELTQVADADGEAGDIQWNFEKFLLAPGGTVVNRFRPRTEPDAPEVVAAIEAVLPG from the coding sequence ATGAGCCTCAACGAGATTCCGCTGACCACCCTCGACGGCAAGCAGACCACATTGGCCGAATTGGCGACCGGTGCCGCACTGGTGGTCAACGTGGCGTCCAAATGCGGGCTGACGCCGCAGTACAGCGCGCTGGAGAAGCTGGCGCAGTCCTACGGCGCACGCGGGCTCACCGTCGTCGGCGTGCCGTGCAACCAGTTCATGGGGCAGGAGCCGGGCAGCGCCGAGGAGATCCAGACGTTCTGCTCCACCACCTACGGGGTGACGTTCCCGTTGCTGTCCAAGACCGACGTCAACGGGGCCGACCGGCATCCGTTGTACGCCGAGCTGACCCAGGTCGCCGATGCCGACGGCGAGGCCGGCGACATCCAGTGGAATTTCGAGAAGTTCCTGCTCGCACCGGGCGGCACCGTGGTCAACCGGTTCCGGCCCCGTACCGAGCCCGACGCGCCCGAGGTCGTCGCGGCCATCGAGGCGGTCCTGCCGGGCTGA